The proteins below are encoded in one region of Parvicella tangerina:
- a CDS encoding MerR family transcriptional regulator yields the protein MPYVKKPIEKLYYSIGEVAKMFDVNTSLIRFWEKEFDIIKPNKNKKGNRLFTKEDVENFHLIYHLVKERGFTLQGAKDQIRGNKEESFETLELVQRLEKVKSFLLEVKEAL from the coding sequence ATGCCCTACGTAAAGAAACCCATAGAAAAATTATACTACAGCATCGGTGAAGTTGCGAAGATGTTTGACGTTAATACATCCTTAATTCGGTTTTGGGAAAAGGAGTTTGACATCATCAAACCTAACAAAAACAAAAAAGGCAATCGCCTTTTCACAAAGGAAGATGTTGAGAATTTTCACTTGATCTATCACCTGGTTAAAGAGCGTGGTTTTACACTTCAGGGGGCTAAGGACCAAATAAGAGGAAACAAGGAAGAAAGCTTTGAAACCCTCGAGCTGGTGCAACGATTAGAAAAAGTAAAATCATTCCTTCTTGAAGTGAAAGAAGCTCTTTGA
- a CDS encoding tetratricopeptide repeat protein: protein MDKQLAFSYYEEGEFDKAVIYFEKIYPEDNSSAIFDPYYQSLVYLEDFKEAHKLCKKQKKSYPEDLSLYVYDGLIYELEEEWDKATESFQEGIDQINKTTPYKSITGIAKAFEKRNKLNLAIATYEQASKFAGSSNMYLRNIALLYGRQGKIELMVNSLLDIIHDDPRYMVSIQSTLANSIDFKSNFASVDTVKTNLIKRTQSFPNKTIYNEMLAWVYMLSENYAGAFIQLKALDKKEKNDGQRIKDLGVTCINNEQYEQAIKCFDYVIELGDNQPYYREAKIYKISALKKKILERGTYTDEDLQELKQNYTESINQLGKSAYTAQLYRELAYLEGYYLDNPKKGITILEDLLTVPGINKKVQGEIKIELGDLMVVDERIWDASLLFMQVEKDFKEDKIGHLAKFKAAQVFYYAGDFDYAQGQLDVLKASTSKLIANDAMELSMLITDNYNMDTTQVTMQLFAAADLLIKQHKFDAAIQKFDSINAMYTYHSLNDEILWKKSEIALQEQNITAAIEYLEEIVKTYPTDILADNALYELAQIYDYRLNQPEVAANYYKQIIFNYQGSLFGVQSRKRYREIAPSNSSSDDIWSEPPHIEN from the coding sequence ATGGACAAACAATTAGCCTTCAGTTATTATGAAGAAGGTGAATTTGACAAAGCAGTCATCTATTTTGAAAAAATTTATCCTGAAGACAATTCATCCGCCATTTTTGACCCTTACTATCAAAGTTTGGTCTATCTGGAGGACTTTAAAGAAGCACATAAGCTTTGTAAAAAGCAGAAAAAATCCTACCCTGAAGATCTCAGCTTATACGTTTATGATGGCCTCATCTATGAACTTGAAGAAGAATGGGATAAAGCCACAGAGTCATTTCAGGAAGGCATTGATCAAATCAACAAAACCACACCTTATAAATCCATAACGGGTATCGCAAAAGCTTTTGAAAAAAGAAACAAATTAAACCTTGCAATCGCTACCTACGAACAAGCAAGTAAATTTGCCGGATCCAGTAATATGTACCTCAGAAATATTGCCCTGCTTTATGGTAGACAAGGGAAAATAGAATTGATGGTTAATTCACTATTAGACATTATTCATGATGACCCCAGGTACATGGTTTCTATCCAAAGTACGCTAGCCAACAGCATTGACTTTAAAAGCAATTTTGCCAGTGTAGATACGGTTAAGACCAACTTAATCAAAAGGACGCAATCTTTCCCGAACAAAACGATTTACAACGAGATGCTGGCTTGGGTATACATGCTTTCAGAAAACTATGCTGGCGCCTTCATTCAACTAAAAGCACTAGACAAAAAAGAAAAGAACGATGGTCAACGCATCAAAGATCTTGGAGTTACTTGTATTAACAACGAGCAGTACGAACAAGCTATTAAATGCTTTGATTATGTCATAGAACTGGGCGATAACCAGCCTTACTATCGAGAAGCAAAGATTTACAAAATATCAGCCTTAAAAAAGAAGATCCTCGAACGAGGAACCTACACTGATGAAGACTTGCAGGAGTTAAAGCAAAATTACACGGAATCAATTAACCAGCTCGGAAAAAGTGCTTATACCGCCCAACTTTACCGTGAGTTAGCCTATCTAGAGGGCTATTACCTCGATAATCCCAAAAAAGGAATAACCATTTTAGAAGATTTACTAACTGTTCCTGGTATCAATAAGAAAGTCCAAGGAGAGATCAAGATAGAACTAGGAGATCTTATGGTAGTTGATGAGAGAATTTGGGACGCATCCCTTCTCTTCATGCAGGTAGAAAAAGATTTTAAAGAAGATAAAATTGGTCATCTGGCAAAGTTCAAAGCCGCTCAGGTTTTTTACTATGCTGGTGATTTTGACTATGCGCAAGGACAATTGGATGTACTTAAAGCTTCAACATCAAAACTAATAGCTAATGATGCAATGGAGTTAAGTATGTTGATCACGGACAATTACAATATGGATACTACGCAAGTAACAATGCAACTATTTGCTGCCGCAGACCTATTAATTAAACAGCATAAATTCGATGCTGCCATTCAAAAATTTGACAGCATCAACGCCATGTACACTTATCACTCTTTGAACGATGAAATTCTTTGGAAAAAAAGTGAAATCGCTCTGCAAGAACAAAATATTACCGCAGCTATTGAGTACTTGGAGGAAATTGTCAAAACCTATCCAACAGATATTTTAGCAGACAATGCACTTTATGAATTAGCTCAAATCTATGACTATCGATTGAATCAACCTGAAGTAGCCGCAAACTATTACAAGCAGATCATCTTCAATTATCAGGGCAGCTTGTTTGGCGTTCAAAGCAGAAAAAGATATCGAGAAATTGCACCTAGCAATAGCTCGTCAGACGACATCTGGTCTGAACCTCCTCACATTGAAAATTAA